One region of Gorilla gorilla gorilla isolate KB3781 chromosome 13, NHGRI_mGorGor1-v2.1_pri, whole genome shotgun sequence genomic DNA includes:
- the LOC115935857 gene encoding LOW QUALITY PROTEIN: ORC ubiquitin ligase 1-like (The sequence of the model RefSeq protein was modified relative to this genomic sequence to represent the inferred CDS: substituted 2 bases at 2 genomic stop codons): MAQTVQNVTLSLTLPITCHICLGKVRQPVICINNHVFCSICIDLWLKNNSQCPACRVPITPENPCKEIIGKXIHXGTSESEPMLSHTVRKHLRKTRLELLHKEYEDEIDCLQKEVEELKSKNLGLESQIKTILDPLTLVQGNQNEDKHLVTDNPSKINPETVAEWKKKLRTANEIYEKVKDDVDKLKEANKKLNLENGDLVRENLRLKAEVDNRSSQKFGRFAVAALQSKVEQYEHETNRLKKALERSDKYIEELESQVAQLKNSSEEKEAMNSICQTALSADGKGSKGSEEDVASKNQGDSARKQPGSSTSSSSHLAKPSSSRLCDTSSARQESTSKAELNCSKNKDLYQEQVEVMLDVTDTSMDTYLEREWGNKPSDCVPYKDEELYDLPAPCTPLSLRCLQLSTPENRESSVVQAGGSKKHSNHFRKLVFDDFCDSSNVSNKDSSEDDISRSENEKKSECFSSPKTGFWDCCSTSYAQNLDFESSEGNTIANSVGEISSKLSEKSGSCLSKRLNSIRSFEMNWTRTSSEALMDAAYLDKISELDSMMSESDNSKSPCNNGFKSLDLDGLSKSSQGSEFLEEPDKLEEKTELNLSKGSLTNDQLENGSEWKPTSFFLLSPSDQEMNEDFSLHSSSCPVTNEIKPPSCLFQTEFSQGILLSSSHRLFEDQRFGSSLFKMSSEMHSLHNHLQSPWSTSFVPEKRNKNVNQSTKRKIQSSLSNASPSKATKS; the protein is encoded by the exons ATGGCTCAGACCGTGCAGAATGTTACATTGTCGCTCACTCTGCCCATCACGTGCCACATTTGCTTGGGGAAGGTACGTCAGCCTGTCATATGCATCAACAACCATGTATTTTGTTCGATTTGTATTGATTTGTGGTTGAAGAATAATAGCCAGTGTCCAGCTTGCAGAGTCCCCATCACTCCTGAAAATCCTTGCAAAGAAATTATAGGAAAATA AATTCATTGAGGAACAAGTGAAAGTGAACCTATGCTAAGCCATACAGTCAGGAAGCATCTTCGGAAAACTAGACTTGAATTACTACACAAAGAATATGAGGACGAAATAGATTGTTTACAGAAAGAAGTAGAAGAGCTTAAGAGTAAAAATCTCGGCTTGGAGTCACAGATCAAAACTATTCTGGATCCTTTAACCTTGGTGCAGGGCAACCAAAATGAAGACAAACATCTAGTCACAGATAATCCAAGTAAAATTAACCCAGAAACTGTAGCAGAGTGGAAGAAAAAACTCAGAACAGCTAATGAAATCTATGAAAAAGTGAAAGATGATGTGGATAAGCTaaaggaggcaaataaaaaattGAACTTGGAAAATGGTGATCTGGTGAGGGAGAATTTACGACTGAAGGCTGAAGTTGATAACAGATCATCTCAAAAGTTTGGAAGGTTTGCAGTTGCTGCTCTTCAGTCCAAAGTGGAACAGTATGAGCATGAAACCAATCGCCTCAAGAAAGCCCTGGAACGAAGTGATAAGTATATAGAGGAACTAGAATCTCAAGTTGCACAGCTAAAAAACTCAAGTGAAGAGAAGGAAGCTATGAATTCCATTTGCCAGACAGCACTTTCTGCAGATGGCAAAGGGAGCAAAGGCAGTGAGGAGGATGTGGCGTCAAAGAATCAAGGCGATAGTGCTAGAAAGCAGCCTGGCTCATCCACCTCCAGTTCTTCCCACCTAGCAAAGCCTTCCAGCAGCAGACTGTGTGACACCAGTTCTGCAAGGCAGGAAAGTACCAGCAAAGCAGAACTTAACTGTTCTAAGAACAAAGACCTATATCAAGAACAGGTAGAAGTAATGTTAGATGTGACAGATACAAGTATGGATACTTATTTGGAAAGAGAATGGGGGAATAAACCAAGTGATTGTGTACCCTACAAAGATGAAGAACTTTATGATCTTCCAGCTCCTTGTACTCCTTTGTCCCTTAGATGCCTTCAGCTCAGTACTCCAGAAAATAGAGAGAGCTCTGTGGTCCAAGCAGGAGGTTCCAAAAAACACTCAAACCATTTCAGAAAATTGGTGTTTGATGATTTTTGTGATTCTTCAAATGTTTCTAATAAAGATTCTTCAGAAGATGATATAAGTagaagtgaaaatgaaaagaaatcagaATGTTTTTCTTCCCCAAAGACAGGATTTTGGGACTGTTGTTCCACAAGCTATGCCCAAAACTTAGATTTTGAAAGTTCAGAGGGGAACACAATAGCAAATTCTGTTggagaaatatcttcaaaattgAGTGAGAAATCAGGCTCATGTTTATCCAAAAGGTTGAATTCTATTCGCTCTTTTGAAATGAACTGGACAAGAACATCCAGTGAAGCATTGATGGATGCTGCTTACCTTGACAAAATCTCTGAGTTGGATTCAATGATGTCAGAGTCAGACAACAGCAAGAGCCCTTGTAATAACGGTTTTAAGTCACTGGATTTGGATGGGTTATCAAAGTCATCTCAAGGCAGTGAATTTCTTGAGGAACCTGATAAGTTGGAAGAAAAAACTGAGCTAAACCTTTCCAAAGGTTCTCTAACTAATGATCAGTTagaaaatggaagtgaatggaaacccacttctttttttctcctctctccatcTGACCAAGAAATGAATGAAGATTTTTCACTCCATTCCAGTTCTTGTCCAGTAACTAATGAAATCAAACCCCCAAGCTGCTTGTTTCAGACAGAGTTTTCCCAGGGCATTTTGTTAAGCAGTTCACATCGACTATTTGAAGATCAAAGGTTTGGGTCATCTTTGTTTAAGATGTCCTCAGAGATGCACAGTCTTCATAACCACCTTCAGTCTCCTTGGTCTACTTCCTTTGTGCctgaaaagaggaataaaaatgtgaatcaatcaacaaaaagaaaaatccagagcAGCCTTTCCAATGCCAGCCCATCAAAAGCAACTAAAAGTTGA